A single genomic interval of Polyangia bacterium harbors:
- the hpnE gene encoding hydroxysqualene dehydroxylase HpnE, with amino-acid sequence HVVGAGLAGLAAAIALADAGRCVILYEAAPHAGGRCRSYFDAELGCRIDNGNHLLLAGNRAALDYLDRIGAGGSLDGPAEAVFPFVDAVTGERWTVRPNSGALPWWVLSAKSRVPHTRARDYLAALALRRADPSATIAAVLDPRQRLFRQLWEPLAVAALNTGAEQGSAALFWRMLAETLGRGGAACRPMLPRVGLSESFVEPALARLRAKGAEIRFGARVRTLAFGPDRVSDLDFETASIALDHADGVILAVPAAIAARLVPGLTVPDRHSPIVNAHFRCAPPAGAPFFVGVIGGAAEWIFRKRGVLSVTVSAADRFVERPAPELRDLFWRDVAVAYDLPSYPVPPARIVKERRATFLASPEQLQRRPQQTTAWRNLLLAGDYVDTGLPATIEGAIRSGFAAAGLATDCRLQAFAQTVASGGVGPRRLATEIEQERHRALP; translated from the coding sequence GCATGTGGTTGGTGCGGGCCTCGCCGGGCTCGCGGCGGCGATCGCACTCGCCGATGCCGGCCGCTGCGTCATTCTGTATGAGGCTGCCCCTCACGCCGGCGGACGTTGCCGTTCCTATTTTGATGCCGAACTCGGGTGCCGAATCGACAACGGTAACCATCTCCTTTTGGCCGGAAACCGGGCGGCGCTCGATTATCTAGATCGGATCGGCGCGGGCGGTTCTCTCGATGGGCCCGCCGAGGCTGTCTTTCCGTTTGTCGACGCCGTGACCGGGGAGCGCTGGACGGTGCGGCCGAATAGCGGCGCTCTGCCCTGGTGGGTTTTGTCCGCCAAAAGCCGGGTTCCGCACACGCGAGCGCGTGACTACCTCGCCGCATTGGCGCTGCGGCGGGCGGATCCGTCAGCCACAATCGCCGCCGTGCTCGATCCCCGGCAAAGGCTGTTTCGCCAGCTATGGGAGCCGCTCGCCGTCGCCGCTTTGAATACGGGCGCCGAGCAGGGATCAGCCGCACTCTTCTGGCGCATGCTCGCCGAGACGCTCGGGCGGGGCGGCGCGGCGTGCCGCCCGATGCTTCCTCGCGTCGGCCTCTCGGAAAGTTTCGTCGAGCCGGCACTCGCCCGCTTACGCGCCAAAGGCGCGGAAATCCGCTTCGGCGCGCGTGTGAGGACGCTGGCCTTTGGCCCCGACAGGGTTTCTGATCTCGATTTCGAAACGGCTTCGATCGCGCTCGACCACGCGGATGGCGTAATCCTTGCCGTACCCGCCGCGATTGCCGCCCGCCTTGTTCCGGGGCTCACCGTTCCCGACCGGCATTCGCCCATCGTCAACGCACATTTCCGCTGCGCTCCCCCAGCCGGTGCGCCTTTTTTTGTGGGCGTGATCGGCGGCGCCGCGGAATGGATCTTTCGCAAGCGCGGAGTGTTATCGGTGACGGTCAGCGCTGCTGACCGATTCGTCGAGCGCCCTGCACCGGAGCTGCGTGACCTCTTCTGGCGCGATGTCGCAGTCGCCTATGACCTTCCGTCGTATCCAGTTCCGCCGGCGCGGATCGTCAAAGAGCGCCGGGCAACGTTTCTGGCGAGCCCCGAGCAGCTGCAGCGCCGCCCTCAACAAACGACGGCATGGAGGAACCTTCTACTTGCCGGCGATTATGTCGATACGGGCTTGCCTGCAACGATCGAAGGCGCTATTCGCTCCGGCTTTGCTGCGGCCGGCCTCGCAACCGATTGTCGGCTTCAGGCGTTTGCTCAAACTGTTGCGAGCGGTGGCGTGGGCCCCCGCAGACTAGCCACGGAAATTGAACAAGAACGACACCGCGCCCTTCCATGA